In Poecilia reticulata strain Guanapo linkage group LG1, Guppy_female_1.0+MT, whole genome shotgun sequence, one genomic interval encodes:
- the LOC103469815 gene encoding myelin and lymphocyte protein-like, with the protein MASNTVTMGHLPNGVGVCTTIPDILYVPELIFGGLVWILVACTYVVPQNPQAWVMFVSVFCFVMTFVWLVVFACGSHGNSSGWAAADFIYHLIAVVFYLSASVALAKVTMDYKSDPLTKVYKLDISAVVFSFVATLLYFVHTILSAIRWKSF; encoded by the exons ATGGCTTCCAACACTGTAACGATGGGCCACCTGCCCAACGGCGTGGGGGTTTGCACCACCATTCCGGACATCCTCTACGTGCCTGAACTG ATCTTTGGAGGCCTGGTGTGGATCCTGGTGGCGTGCACCTACGTGGTACCGCAGAACCCTCAGGCCTGGGTCATGTTTGTCTCAGTCTTCTGCTTCGTCATGACCTTCGTCTGGTTGGTGGTGTTCGCCTGCGGTTCCCACGGCAACTCCAGTGGCTGGGCAGCTGCA GACTTTATCTATCATCTCATTGCCGTCGTCTTCTACCTCAGCGCCTCAGTTGCTCTGGCTAAAGTCACCATGGACTACAAATCCGATCCCCTCACTAAAGTCTACAAGCTGGATATCTCTGCGGTT gttttctcGTTTGTAGCAACTCTGCTCTACTTCGTCCATACGATACTGTCGGCTATTCGATGGAAATCTTTCTAA
- the LOC103469829 gene encoding equilibrative nucleoside transporter 2-like isoform X2 yields MWNEKKQSSPSDRGQIVAIIIFILGLESLLPWNFFITASQYFNMRLNESVSSNGTSGPVQRKYNYDSWMVLLSQLPLLLFTLLNSLLYQWVKERLRVAFSLVVIFLLFALTAGLVQVDMQPDNFFSVTMATIWFFNVFSAVLQGSLFGMVGLFPPRYSTVFMSGQGLAGIFAGVAMLCSIMSKSDPKSAALGYFVTPCLATLGALLCYLLLPHLEFAHYYLNRNQAVKLDTSNKLLSNTDKISLNGNVKDLEARGVPEESDERSSVFAVFKKIWPMALCVTLVFAVTLSVFPVITVRVKTVYTKNADWDKVFTCVCCILVFNIMDLAGRSAPSLFQWPSKQSRLFPVAVLSRLVFIPLLMMCNIPNSKLTVLFRHDSAFVVIMALFSFSNGYLATLCMAYAPQNGVYHRDLRRIRTNWHLDVRMEKLKENWFYVALTCGRGSREPPANVALELCVRFKDRQVLRRACVSGSWGEVERAVPFFPFIKDQPFKIEIHCEHGRFRVFVDGQQLFSFQHRVLPLSHVDTLWIKGSLKITKLA; encoded by the exons ATGTGGAATGAAAAGAAGCAGAGTTCACCTTCTGATCG TGGTCAGATTGTTgccatcatcatcttcattcTCGGTCTGGAAAGTCTGCTGCCCTGGAACTTCTTCATCACCGCCTCACAg TACTTCAACATGCGGCTGAATGAGAGCGTCTCCTCCAACGGTACATCAGGCCCGGTGCAGAGAAAGTACAACTACGACAGCTGGATGGTTTTGCTCTCCCAGcttcctctgctcctcttcaCTCTGCTCAACTCGTTGCTCTATCAGTG ggtgaaggagcgtcTCCGCGTGGCCTTCAGCCTGGTcgtcatcttcctcctcttcgcCCTCACTGCCGGCCTGGTCCAGGTCGACATGCAGCCCGACAACTTCTTTTcggtcaccatggcaaccatttggtTCTTCAACG tgttcAGTGCGGTGCTGCAGGGCAGCCTCTTCGGGATGGTCGGCCTGTTTCCTCCTCGTTACAGCACCGTGTTCATGAGCGGTCAGGGACTTGCTGGGATCTTCGCTGGCGTCGCCATGCTGTGCTCCATCATGA GTAAAAGTGACCCAAAATCAGCTGCCTTGGGATACTTTGTCACTCCATGTTTGGCCACATTAGGGGCTTTACTCTGCtacctgctgctgcctcacctg GAATTTGCTCATTATTATCTGAACAGAAATCAGGCTGTCAAACTGGACACGTCCAATAAGCTCCTCAGCAACACAG ACAAAATATCCTTAAATGGGAACGTAAAAGACCTGGAGGCGAGAGGAGTCCCAGAGGAGAGTGACGAACGCTCTTCTGTCTTTGCCGTCTTTAAGAAG ATCTGGCCGATGGCTCTGTGTGTGACGTTGGTGTTCGCCGTCACGCTGTCGGTGTTTCCGGTCATCACAGTCCGAGTGAAGACGGTTTACACGAAGAACGCTGACTGGG ACAAAGTGTTTACCTGTGtctgctgcattcttgtttttaacatcATGGATTTGGCCGGCCGCAGCGCCCCGTCTCTCTTTCAGTGG CCGTCCAAACAGAGCCGTCTGTTTCCCGTCGCCGTTCTGTCCCGTCTCGTCTTCATCCCTCTGCTCATGATGTGCAACATTCCCAACTCGAAGCTCACCGTCCTCTTCAGACACGACAGCGCCTTTGTTGTCATCATGGCTCTGTTCTCCTTCTCCAACGGCTACCTGGCGACCCTCTGCATGGCCTACGCTCCACA aaatggaGTTTACCACAGAGACCTGAGACGGATCAGAACAAATTGGCATCTCGATGTCCGGATGGAGAAGCTGAAAGAAAActg gTTCTACGTCGCTCTGACTTGCGGCCGCGGGTCCAGGGAGCCGCCAGCTAATGTGGCGCTGGAGCTCTGCGTTCGGTTTAAAGACCGGCAGGTTCTGCGGAGAGCCTGCGTGTCGGGATCCTGGGGCGAAGTGGAGAGAGCGgttccttttttcccttttatcaAAGATCAGCCCTTCAAG ATTGAGATCCACTGCGAACACGGCAGATTTCGGGTGTTTGTGGACGGACAGCAGCTGTTCAGCTTTCAGCACAGAGTTCTGCCGCTCAGCCACGTCGACACTCTGTGGATCAAAGGCAgcttaaaaatcacaaaacttgcctaa
- the LOC103469829 gene encoding equilibrative nucleoside transporter 2-like isoform X1 has translation MWNEKKQSSPSDRGQIVAIIIFILGLESLLPWNFFITASQYFNMRLNESVSSNGTSGPVQRKYNYDSWMVLLSQLPLLLFTLLNSLLYQWVKERLRVAFSLVVIFLLFALTAGLVQVDMQPDNFFSVTMATIWFFNVFSAVLQGSLFGMVGLFPPRYSTVFMSGQGLAGIFAGVAMLCSIMSKSDPKSAALGYFVTPCLATLGALLCYLLLPHLEFAHYYLNRNQAVKLDTSNKLLSNTDKISLNGNVKDLEARGVPEESDERSSVFAVFKKIWPMALCVTLVFAVTLSVFPVITVRVKTVYTKNADWDKVFTCVCCILVFNIMDLAGRSAPSLFQWPSKQSRLFPVAVLSRLVFIPLLMMCNIPNSKLTVLFRHDSAFVVIMALFSFSNGYLATLCMAYAPQLVRSRDCETAGSLMTFFLVLGLAVGASFSFLLGNLV, from the exons ATGTGGAATGAAAAGAAGCAGAGTTCACCTTCTGATCG TGGTCAGATTGTTgccatcatcatcttcattcTCGGTCTGGAAAGTCTGCTGCCCTGGAACTTCTTCATCACCGCCTCACAg TACTTCAACATGCGGCTGAATGAGAGCGTCTCCTCCAACGGTACATCAGGCCCGGTGCAGAGAAAGTACAACTACGACAGCTGGATGGTTTTGCTCTCCCAGcttcctctgctcctcttcaCTCTGCTCAACTCGTTGCTCTATCAGTG ggtgaaggagcgtcTCCGCGTGGCCTTCAGCCTGGTcgtcatcttcctcctcttcgcCCTCACTGCCGGCCTGGTCCAGGTCGACATGCAGCCCGACAACTTCTTTTcggtcaccatggcaaccatttggtTCTTCAACG tgttcAGTGCGGTGCTGCAGGGCAGCCTCTTCGGGATGGTCGGCCTGTTTCCTCCTCGTTACAGCACCGTGTTCATGAGCGGTCAGGGACTTGCTGGGATCTTCGCTGGCGTCGCCATGCTGTGCTCCATCATGA GTAAAAGTGACCCAAAATCAGCTGCCTTGGGATACTTTGTCACTCCATGTTTGGCCACATTAGGGGCTTTACTCTGCtacctgctgctgcctcacctg GAATTTGCTCATTATTATCTGAACAGAAATCAGGCTGTCAAACTGGACACGTCCAATAAGCTCCTCAGCAACACAG ACAAAATATCCTTAAATGGGAACGTAAAAGACCTGGAGGCGAGAGGAGTCCCAGAGGAGAGTGACGAACGCTCTTCTGTCTTTGCCGTCTTTAAGAAG ATCTGGCCGATGGCTCTGTGTGTGACGTTGGTGTTCGCCGTCACGCTGTCGGTGTTTCCGGTCATCACAGTCCGAGTGAAGACGGTTTACACGAAGAACGCTGACTGGG ACAAAGTGTTTACCTGTGtctgctgcattcttgtttttaacatcATGGATTTGGCCGGCCGCAGCGCCCCGTCTCTCTTTCAGTGG CCGTCCAAACAGAGCCGTCTGTTTCCCGTCGCCGTTCTGTCCCGTCTCGTCTTCATCCCTCTGCTCATGATGTGCAACATTCCCAACTCGAAGCTCACCGTCCTCTTCAGACACGACAGCGCCTTTGTTGTCATCATGGCTCTGTTCTCCTTCTCCAACGGCTACCTGGCGACCCTCTGCATGGCCTACGCTCCACA GTTGGTGAGGAGCAGAGACTGTGAGACGGCCGGCTCTCTGATGACCTTCTTCCTCGTTCTGGGTCTGGCTGTGGGAGCCTCGTTCTCATTCCTACTGGGAAATCTGGTTTAG